The region ACGAAGGGAAATGTCCCTAGCATACACACGCATGGCACTCAAATGGAAATGTAATGAGCCATCGCCCGGGATAGTGGAACCCCGGTTTCAAACCCAAATTCCCTTCCCGGCACAACCTTCGTATGTAGCTCCCGAATAAGACGTTTCCGATTAGGCATGGCGTTTGATTGGGCTCATAATGTCACccgcgtggtggtgcgagGGTGGCGTGAGGGATGGCCACATTTATTACCAACGCCTGCGTAAGCACGTGCGGCCGCCACGTACAGATTGCATGCCTAGCCCACAAACCCATAAATACCGAGATGGtgtcgaaagagagagagatggaaggaagggaagcggCTCAACAATACCCACAATGGTTGGCCGCATTGCGTCAGTacggtcgatgatgatgatgattgcgtcAATTTGTCACCGATCCTTGGATAAGTTTCCCTCCGCTTGTTTTCGGCCGCTCGGTGTAGCACTTACCGCCTTGATAATGGgatgccctgccctgccatgGTCCCTTCTCCCTCGGATACGTGGTCCAATGCCAACGGTTTGGTCTAGGATGGCCGAGCTGGAACTGAAGTACCCGTCCGTACAAGCGACGACCACACACGCACTCCGGTCCGGACAAATAGATTGCTTTTTAATTTACCAGCACTACCGGCACACAGCTCGTTGGGAAACTCTATTAAATTGTGATTAAGTGATTAAAACACAATAATGCaaatattttacttttttgtctGTACAGTTGTggcgagccgagccgagcgaggAGCAGAAGAGGTCGCTTACGGATGTTGGATCGTTGCACCGTGCTGGGCACCGAAGTGCAACGAGCTTTCCCTGGTGCTTCCGTGTTTAGTTTAAAGCTAGATGAAGTTATCAGgcaatcattattattatcaatTTTCCGTTTACGGTTGCAGTTTAGTTGCCTCTTCTTTTCCACGGTTCCAAATGGCCATCCATCTGTTCCATCTGGTGTAATGAGCAATGGCCACACGCGTCGCAAACATCCGTCGCAACAAATGCGTTTAGTAAGTTATGCTTTCACGTCACTTCATACATGCTCTCGCTATGTAtccatatttttaacatttttcattcaatgctgatcctttcaagaacattgtgtaatttttttggatcaatcgaagcaaaactgatcaagctacacattttttaaaatccgcgtttcatacaacgCTCCATGCAGCTAgctactttgaagagtgtttcccaaaaccaacgttttcaaagtcggtgcccatcgtacggtaaaaactgctggaccgatcgattcgaaatttttaacacataatctgtacactttttgccgaATAGCCCcttcgagatttcatgaaaattgatgatgctttttttcaataaatctttcaAATcgtatttttagaaaaaatgacaaaaagctcactttttcatcttcaaaaatctgccaaaaatcgaaaaatagcaAATTCAATAAGAACTCGAGAGgtctacctggataaacttataatcttttaaaCGAGTAtctatttgtatttttatgtTGACCCTTCACGCAGCAACGATGggtaccgtaaaaagtatcttttcgcagacgcaccctcaaaaatttaatgcaatggatgaaggtttcaataaatcttccccaaaatagaactaaatattcttgaaaagttgcagtttattatggcgTACACTTGAAAGactaaagttgaatggttacgtcacaaaaaatcatcaaaaatgatccttgttttggtaagaaattaccgaggCCCCCCTTAACTGTACCGAGGAAAAAATGCcccaaaagcgaaaaacaattTGCAGTTGAAGTTATCGtgatgtttttaaaaaaatctacaacGGGTGATAATGTATTGGCGAACCACACACCTTGATTTTCTAGTTTACGATCGTTCGAAGCCCGAGGTTCGAGgtttctcccccccccaaactCCGACACGGTTCCTACTACTCTGCCACTTTCAGGCTCGCGTTCAGGCTTCGTTTTATGGAACAACTTTTgccatcagcgagcgagcgaaagagaacggAGTGACGTTCAGCCCAGACAGTACACGATGTTGGAggtgtgaaaacaaaaatacaactCCCCCCAACAACAGAAGCTCATAAAAGCGCAAGCGATATTGGCTTTTGGCGAGCGTGAGTACGACTTGTTGGTTGCTTGCCAGCACACGATCATCTTTTACGATCGTACCAGCGTGTCTAGTGCTGCAGAATGGCACACCGCCTAGGAAGGCTGGGAAGGGAAGCGAACGGGAAGCGAAGCGAGGGGCTAATAAAACAAACTGTGGAACTAAGATCCGTACCATCGCTGACTGCACCAACTGGTTTAGTTAACCCCACGGGGTACGAATGGCACTCGCTCCTGTGGTCTGTGAGGACGATTTCGATTAATGAAATGTTATGCCCCCGCTGTATATAACCTGCTGCGTTTGTTCTCGACTCCGGGACTCAAGTGGCACTCGCTGGGCACTCTGGGTACAGAGGTGGTTGTCTTCTTCGTGGCCAATGTTTACACGTTGACTCATCGCgccttcggtggtggtccgaATCGTTTGCCAACCTTGCTGCTCACCTCGGTTCGGTGTACGGATTGTTAATCCATCATCCGTCAACCCTTTATTGCCACCGCACCGGAAGCCTACGTTCGGAGCGCTTGGGCGTAAACGGTCCCCTTTCCTCCGGTCGACCGGCCAGCCAACACAAAAATGATGCCTTGGATCCAGCGGAATAGGGCCATTGCGGTAGGCTACTACCAGGTTCGTTAGTGTCATGTTTAGAGATTTTAGAATTGCTTCAACATTCACTCAGTTGCTGCTAGCTTCATGCGCTTCCTAGTGGCATGCTTTCAATAAGAGTAGTTGGAAGGACTGGCTTGACAAAACAATACATTCATTTGTGGGATATATGAAGTCACCGAGCGGGCATGTAGGAAGAGCCAAGATTTAGATCATTTCATGTCATCACAAGAGTCAGAGATAGAAGGAACTACTTCCAGGTTACTTAAGCTGTCACCTAACAGAACATACGAGATGGACAACGATAGACATCGTTGTGCCGGACACATGTCCGAGATAAAGAGCAGTACAATGAAAAGATCTGCAACATTTTATTAGAAAGTGATGCTCGGGAAGCGCATTCCCTGTTCGTTAAACATCAAAACCTGACAACGGGCGTATAGTTTTCACTTGGCACGTACGACGGGGAAATCAGCGGGGTCATCGTCCGAGAACAGCGGTGCACGAACCGGCCGGTACACTTGGAAGATATTCTTCATCAGCGGATAAGCTACTCCACACTTTCCTCTGTAATCATCCAAATCTAGCGAAAATGCGAAAATTCCAGCCAACCGTTCGGACTGCGCGAACTCGACCTTTTCATCCAACGAATTGATGTTCTCGTATCCGACCCACTGATTGCCCACGAACGCGTACGGACACTTGCCCTGCTCGTCCCACTCAACGGTCCACGTagattgtttcatttcttcacAAATTTCAAAGTAAGCCCTGTATCCGGGATCACGCGTGTAAGGGCCAGGGGTTCCGGGGCCGCTGGAGCGTGCAGCTAGGCCATGCGATCCACTGTCCGCCAGTGTGTACGTTCGGCCAAACAGTGGGACACCCAGGACGATCTTGCTCGCCGGACAACCGTTGCTTAACCAATCCTGAACACCTCCCTTCACGGTGTAGTCCTTCAAATTGTCCTTGTCGTGTGGTCGATTGTCCATGGCACTGTGCACATCGGTGAAACCATTCCACGATCCACGCAGATCGTATCCGGTGATGTGTACAAAATCAGCAGCCCTGCAGAGGAAATAGTGTCCGTTAATACTTCTTCATCGCATGCGACGTCGTCGACGATCGGCACTTACTCGCACAGGCGACTTTGATGGTAGCCCAGATTGATTCGGTAACGATCCACCGGTACCTGTACCGCTACTTCCCACGAACCATGGCCAGCGCTGCGGAATTCACGTTTCATCTCGTTCACAAGCAGATAAAAGTTATCCTTATCACTTGGAGTGCCACCGCGCTCTGGGCTTCCCGGCCACACCCAAACGATCTCAATGCCATCGAAGCCGTGCCGCTCCATGAACCGTATCGCGCTGGTGATGAAGGTTTGCCGGGCATCCAACGAGGACACCATCTTATGGAATGCATCACCTCCGTGCGCCCATCCACCGACGGCCACCGAGAGCTTCAGGTCCGGGTTCGATTCCTTCAACTCGGCAAACTTCTTAAATCCTTCCTGCGCAATGTCAAAGTTGGGGTTCGTTGACTTGATCTCGAAGCTCTCCGAATCGACGGCAGCGAAATTGTAGGTCACGTGGGTACACAAATCGACCGGAATGTCGCTGATTTGGAACGAATACTCTCCCGCCCGATCCGGTGACCAGTTGGTAAAGTAACAAACCAGTCGCGTATCCTGCGCGAAACACAGGCTTAGCGGTGCCAACAGGAACACCGCCAGGTAGAGGTGCCCTGGAAGGAACAGAGAATCGTCTTAAAATTGAACTTCACGATCTTGCAGAACtctccgttcttttttttctattgcttACCGGCACTAAACATCTTGGAAATGACTCCTTCTGCTCCTAAAACACCCCACTGATCCGGCTGCTGTCTGAGACGAGACTAAACAAACTTGTTTTCGATCTTCTGGCAGCAGGCTCAACCTGATGCGATTGTCAAGAATATTCTGGCAgtcgaggaagaagagagataAACCACTGCGCTCGTGTATGCTATCAGCATTCAAAACTGGTACGAGTGTTGTTTGTATACGGAATCGAGTTAAAGGTTATCAATGGTTGACTCTCGTTCGATTCTAGTTATGTAAGAAATCCGGTACGAGCATGTGGGTTTCAATATGGCATTTCTTTTCGTATGCATCGGCGTATAATTCCAGGTTGACCCAATTGACAACGTAACATACTATACACTGATCATAACAAGAAACCGAACATCATATCAAAGACAAGGAAAGATAAAAGTAATTGAGGCTAACAACTTTCAATGTTTATAACGTGGTTACTTAATTAAAGTTTTAAAACCTTCCTATAAAAACATAATTCGACTTCATGTTTCTGAAAAAATCATCATAATACTGTCGCACCAAACCTTTTTATCATTCCCTATGAGTGCAACATGCTGAATGCTGATATTTGATGCCAAAAACTGCGATAAAAATCAGATGTTAACAAGCTGTACATTAAATGTTACGTTTTCAAATTAAACTATTTTCcatattgatttgcatttccttTACTTTCACTAGCATGCAGATGCCTCAGTAAGTAAGACCACACTTACCAAACACTTCATTTGACACCTTGTTGACGCGGGAAAGCCAGAAGGAAACGGCAGCATAAGGAAACGGTTGAAAACCATGGCGATCGGCCATAATTTTCTCGTTTGTCACATGTTATAACCACGAGCTTAAAGCCACTCGGTGTGGCTACCTTCTCGCCGTAGCGTCTTTGCAATCGTGGCCACTTCCACATGCCCTCGGTGAGCTGCATCTGCTCACTTCAACATCGTCAGCGATGGTGCATACACGGAGCGGAGCGAATCGGGACAAAAGGTAAACGCACGCAGCCACATCCTTCTGGCCGTTGCCGCATCCCGTCGGCccaaattaaattattatatttaaatgcgtttataaataaattttacACATCACCCATCCATTGGATTCGGTAACGGGTGAGTAACGGGCGGACCAGTTACTGGAAACAGACTGCCCGTTGCAGCATCTCGGTGCTCTTTGTACgtgtaaaaatgaaataaatatttatcgttATTATTAGCTGGCTTTTAAGCGTTCGTGTGGCGACTATTTAAGAGTCCGCTCGTCCTACTTGGCGCTGTGGTTTTGTCCAGCCCTCGCCCTCCTCTTCGGTGCAAGTGCTTTCCTCGTGCGCACTTGCACCCTTTTGTGGAGTAACCAGCCCGCCGCTAGTTGGCGGCTTGGCGATCGCTTGGCACACCAGCCGCACTTCCTTCc is a window of Anopheles aquasalis chromosome 2, idAnoAquaMG_Q_19, whole genome shotgun sequence DNA encoding:
- the LOC126581585 gene encoding endochitinase-like; the encoded protein is MFSAGHLYLAVFLLAPLSLCFAQDTRLVCYFTNWSPDRAGEYSFQISDIPVDLCTHVTYNFAAVDSESFEIKSTNPNFDIAQEGFKKFAELKESNPDLKLSVAVGGWAHGGDAFHKMVSSLDARQTFITSAIRFMERHGFDGIEIVWVWPGSPERGGTPSDKDNFYLLVNEMKREFRSAGHGSWEVAVQVPVDRYRINLGYHQSRLCEAADFVHITGYDLRGSWNGFTDVHSAMDNRPHDKDNLKDYTVKGGVQDWLSNGCPASKIVLGVPLFGRTYTLADSGSHGLAARSSGPGTPGPYTRDPGYRAYFEICEEMKQSTWTVEWDEQGKCPYAFVGNQWVGYENINSLDEKVEFAQSERLAGIFAFSLDLDDYRGKCGVAYPLMKNIFQVYRPVRAPLFSDDDPADFPVVRAK